The following DNA comes from Lentibacillus sp. Marseille-P4043.
TTGAAATATTAATATTTGGCTTTGTGCGACGTTCTTCTACTATCTCATAAAAAAGGGCACCTATTTTTTCCGCCTCAATATTTTTGCTTGTCCAAATTTTATGGATATCATATAAATGCCTAGAGTTTTGGTGATAACCCTTATTTTCATGGTAGTCACAAATTGCAAACAATTTATCAAAAAATGTTCTTTCAATACTTTGTACATTTATTTCAAATGGTTCTAGGTTATATTTCTTAATTAAATCAATTTGCTGTTCAGTGAGTCAATTTCATAATTGCTCTTTTTAAAAATACAAAGACCTACAGAATTTCTAAATTGTATTTTTAAAAACAGAAATCATGCAACCTGTTGCTGGTTTAATTGTGCATTGATACGGTCTGCTGCTAGCTTTGAAGCATTGTAAATAAGCGTAACCATGTCAAAATGAATTTTGGCACGTTTTCCTGTACGATAACGAACATTGTTAAGCTGAAAGAATTCCTTGAGATACGCATTCACCCGTTCAACAGCTGTACGACGTTTAAAAATGTTTTTCCATGCCTGAGATCCACGAGCTGGCGCGGTATATTTTCGAAGGTCTTGAGTTATTTTCACTTTATAAACCTTTTGACAGATGCCTTCGTTGGCTAGCGGACAGTCGCTGCACTCCTTTGGTCTCGTATATTTT
Coding sequences within:
- a CDS encoding nucleotidyl transferase AbiEii/AbiGii toxin family protein, with the translated sequence MDLIKKYNLEPFEINVQSIERTFFDKLFAICDYHENKGYHQNSRHLYDIHKIWTSKNIEAEKIGALFYEIVEERRTKPNINISSQKGYELKRVLMHIANEDYYKSDYQEITTKLLFGDAKINYETVKKSIFQILDSGIIPNNLE